A window from Symbiopectobacterium purcellii encodes these proteins:
- the ilvD gene encoding dihydroxy-acid dehydratase, producing the protein MGIANSWNELVPGHFNLRQVGESVKKGIHMAGGTAVEFGLIAACDGTAQGHKGMHYILPSRDMIANDIEIMVEAHQLDAIVMLGSCDKIFPAMLMAAARLDIPAIILPGGPMLGGEVFDGRKSDLTTMSESLGMLKAGKITEDVCHRLENTCGPTCGSCSFLGTANTMCSLSEAIGMTLPNGALTPAVYSERLRLGESTGFAIMNMVKNSITARDIITIDAIKNAIRVLMAIGGSTNAVLHLSALAHELDISAETMMDLYEELSDSTPQIVKVNPAAKFDMEDFHRAGGIPQVMHEISGLLEKGALTVTGQTVGENLAAMNLLYQPNRDIIKPLETPFAPQGGIAILKGNIAPKSGVTKPAAILPEMRHFTGKAVCFDSEDAAEEAILAGDIKPGDVLVIRYEGPKGGPGMREMFKAMKYLYGMGLASNTAIITDGRFSGTNNGCFVGHISPEAAEGGPIAALRDGDLITIDIPNKTIHAHVTDEEIAQRLQQWQAPKRKFTKGILGIYSQLASSAHEGAVLK; encoded by the coding sequence ATTGGTATCGCCAACTCCTGGAATGAATTGGTACCCGGCCATTTCAATCTGCGTCAGGTCGGTGAATCAGTGAAAAAAGGTATCCACATGGCGGGCGGCACCGCCGTGGAATTTGGCCTGATTGCCGCTTGTGACGGCACGGCACAGGGCCATAAGGGTATGCACTACATCCTGCCTTCACGGGATATGATCGCCAACGACATCGAGATCATGGTAGAAGCCCATCAGTTGGATGCCATCGTGATGCTCGGCTCTTGCGATAAAATTTTTCCCGCGATGCTGATGGCCGCAGCACGCCTGGATATTCCCGCCATCATTCTGCCCGGTGGCCCAATGCTGGGTGGCGAAGTGTTCGACGGACGCAAATCGGACCTGACGACCATGTCAGAATCGTTAGGCATGCTCAAAGCAGGCAAAATCACCGAAGACGTTTGCCATCGACTAGAAAACACTTGCGGCCCGACCTGCGGTTCCTGCTCATTCCTCGGCACGGCCAACACCATGTGCAGCCTGTCGGAAGCCATCGGCATGACATTACCCAATGGCGCACTGACGCCCGCGGTTTATTCCGAACGCCTGCGGCTGGGTGAAAGTACCGGTTTTGCCATTATGAACATGGTGAAAAACAGCATTACCGCTCGTGACATCATCACCATCGACGCGATTAAAAACGCCATCAGGGTATTGATGGCAATCGGTGGCTCCACCAATGCCGTCCTGCACCTCTCTGCATTGGCACATGAGCTTGATATCTCTGCTGAAACCATGATGGACCTGTATGAAGAACTGAGTGACAGCACGCCGCAAATCGTCAAGGTGAATCCGGCGGCGAAGTTCGATATGGAAGATTTCCACCGTGCAGGCGGCATACCACAAGTGATGCATGAAATCAGTGGATTGCTGGAAAAAGGCGCGCTGACCGTCACCGGGCAAACCGTGGGAGAAAACCTGGCGGCCATGAACCTGCTGTATCAGCCTAACCGTGACATCATCAAACCCCTGGAAACGCCCTTTGCCCCTCAGGGTGGGATCGCCATTCTCAAAGGCAACATCGCACCGAAAAGCGGGGTAACCAAACCGGCCGCCATTTTGCCAGAAATGCGTCATTTCACCGGAAAAGCCGTCTGTTTTGACAGCGAAGATGCTGCCGAGGAAGCCATTCTGGCCGGAGATATTAAACCCGGCGACGTGTTGGTGATTCGCTATGAGGGTCCCAAAGGCGGCCCCGGCATGCGTGAAATGTTCAAAGCAATGAAATACCTGTATGGCATGGGGCTGGCCAGTAACACCGCCATCATTACCGATGGTCGTTTCTCCGGCACCAATAATGGCTGCTTTGTTGGCCATATTTCGCCAGAAGCGGCGGAAGGCGGCCCCATTGCTGCACTGCGCGATGGCGACTTGATTACTATTGATATTCCTAACAAAACGATCCACGCCCATGTAACCGATGAAGAAATCGCTCAACGGTTACAACAATGGCAGGCGCCCAAACGTAAATTCACCAAGGGTATTTTGGGCATTTACTCACAATTAGCCAGCTCGGCACATGAGGGTGCCGTTTTGAAATAA
- a CDS encoding MFS transporter, with amino-acid sequence MENTNPAVTYNQVDATIPNARWWHIIPATILVYIVAFMDRTNIGIAIAGGMDKDLGITSSVAGAAAGIFFFGYLFLQIPGGHFAEKASAKKFIAWTIVFWGGLAMLSGFVQNTWQLMTVRFFLGVAEGGVYPAILALIGHWFPNKERARAIAFFQMNMAIAVIITSPISGWLIQNYDWRVMFIVEGLVSLALLFIWLPLVADHPKDAKWLSAQEREWIETELRNDAEENKRNQGALSKGGYKDLYRSLNLWRMVAIYFFMSAGFYGFSLWMPTLISELTKSTMTVVGLLTAVPFIFTIIGQYIFARLCDATMNRRLFTALSFFGIAISLALSVVLKENVWLSYGMLVCGGFFLNAWAGPYWSMPTLLFPTEALGGARGTINAIGSLGGFCGPYLVGLISLYLGSKMGVLTLVVSLIIAALLTLSLPKVTANK; translated from the coding sequence ATGGAAAATACTAATCCAGCAGTAACTTACAATCAGGTTGACGCAACAATACCCAATGCCAGATGGTGGCATATTATTCCTGCCACCATATTAGTCTATATCGTCGCATTTATGGATCGCACCAATATCGGGATCGCCATTGCCGGCGGTATGGATAAAGATCTCGGTATTACATCCTCAGTCGCCGGAGCCGCTGCGGGCATCTTCTTTTTCGGCTATCTCTTTTTGCAAATTCCTGGCGGCCACTTTGCAGAAAAGGCCAGCGCCAAGAAATTTATCGCCTGGACCATCGTGTTTTGGGGTGGACTGGCCATGTTATCGGGTTTTGTACAAAATACCTGGCAACTGATGACGGTACGCTTCTTCCTCGGCGTAGCGGAAGGCGGGGTTTATCCTGCCATTCTTGCATTGATTGGCCACTGGTTCCCCAATAAAGAGCGAGCCCGCGCCATTGCGTTTTTCCAGATGAACATGGCGATTGCCGTGATCATCACCAGCCCGATTTCCGGCTGGCTGATTCAGAACTATGACTGGCGCGTGATGTTTATTGTTGAAGGCCTGGTCTCCTTGGCACTGCTGTTTATCTGGCTGCCACTGGTCGCCGATCACCCCAAAGATGCCAAATGGCTTTCTGCGCAAGAACGGGAGTGGATTGAAACCGAACTGCGCAACGACGCGGAAGAAAATAAGCGCAATCAAGGCGCACTGTCTAAAGGCGGCTATAAAGACCTTTACCGTAGTTTGAACCTGTGGCGCATGGTGGCAATTTACTTCTTTATGTCAGCTGGTTTTTACGGTTTCTCACTGTGGATGCCCACGCTTATCAGCGAGCTCACCAAATCCACCATGACGGTCGTCGGTTTACTGACCGCCGTGCCCTTTATCTTTACCATCATCGGCCAGTATATTTTCGCCAGACTGTGCGACGCCACCATGAACCGGCGGCTCTTTACCGCACTGTCATTCTTTGGCATTGCAATCTCGCTGGCCCTTTCTGTGGTGCTGAAAGAAAACGTCTGGCTTTCCTATGGCATGCTGGTGTGCGGCGGCTTCTTCCTGAACGCGTGGGCGGGCCCGTACTGGTCAATGCCTACCCTGCTGTTCCCAACGGAAGCGTTAGGTGGCGCCCGCGGCACCATCAATGCCATCGGGAGTCTGGGTGGATTCTGTGGTCCCTACCTGGTGGGCCTGATTTCGCTGTATTTAGGCAGCAAAATGGGCGTATTAACGCTGGTTGTTTCGCTGATTATTGCCGCACTGCTGACATTATCGCTGCCAAAAGTGACAGCCAATAAATAA
- a CDS encoding IclR family transcriptional regulator, whose translation MNNAKTKVPAIDKMILLLDYLSTRNVATFTEIHNALSLPKSSLSLMLSSLVTHRLVKFEKNKYHLGLKMYEYGSAAIQNFNVKSVAHTLLSDLVNQLNLTCHLGVLDGDSPIYLDKIESNQLISIKSVVGKKLSLHSSGLGKALISQLSDEELDRLLPEENLEIFTPMTIPTKTALKKELQEIRKTGYAFDREEGDLGIFCIAMPIFDGHHDIIAGVSVTSVTFQMPETRHEEIIHQLREACQKISRKLYE comes from the coding sequence ATGAATAATGCAAAAACAAAAGTGCCGGCTATCGATAAAATGATTTTGCTGCTTGATTATCTTTCAACACGGAATGTGGCAACCTTTACCGAAATACACAATGCATTATCCTTGCCGAAAAGCAGCCTCTCCCTGATGTTGTCATCGCTGGTTACGCACCGTCTGGTGAAATTTGAAAAAAACAAATATCACCTGGGTTTGAAAATGTATGAATATGGCAGTGCGGCCATTCAGAATTTTAATGTTAAATCTGTAGCTCACACCCTGTTGTCCGACTTGGTAAACCAACTGAATTTGACATGTCATTTGGGCGTACTCGATGGCGATAGCCCGATATATCTGGATAAAATAGAAAGTAATCAACTAATTAGCATAAAAAGCGTGGTAGGGAAAAAGTTGTCGCTACACAGCTCCGGGTTGGGTAAGGCACTGATTTCTCAGTTAAGTGATGAAGAGCTGGATCGCTTGTTACCGGAAGAGAACCTGGAAATCTTCACCCCGATGACCATTCCAACCAAAACTGCCCTGAAAAAAGAGCTGCAAGAGATCAGAAAAACAGGCTATGCCTTCGATCGTGAAGAAGGTGATCTGGGCATATTTTGTATTGCTATGCCAATATTCGACGGTCATCACGATATTATTGCTGGTGTTAGCGTTACGAGCGTCACTTTTCAAATGCCTGAAACACGGCATGAGGAAATCATTCATCAGTTACGTGAAGCTTGCCAAAAGATCAGCCGCAAGCTCTATGAGTAA
- a CDS encoding IS5 family transposase (programmed frameshift) — translation MPRLMLSDDQYERISPFLPGKDSDPGRTAADNRLFVEAVLWIARTGSPWRDLPPDFGLWNSVYKRFARWSRAEIWHSVFAELAGDADFEEIFIDSTIVRVHQHAAGAPKKTGDQSIGRSRGGLTTKIHALVDGLGMLARFSLTGGQKSDTREALPLLGELKPSSLAADKAYDTNVILQYLESVGIQAVIPSKENRREQRPLDKHLYASRNLIERFFCRIKQFRRVATRFDKLSKRFASFVALAAAFVWLC, via the exons ATGCCAAGATTGATGCTCAGTGATGACCAATACGAACGGATTAGCCCGTTTTTGCCGGGAAAGGATTCGGATCCGGGACGAACAGCAGCAGATAATCGGCTTTTTGTCGAAGCGGTTTTATGGATCGCCCGAACTGGAAGCCCATGGAGAGATTTACCACCCGATTTCGGACTCTGGAACAGTGTGTACAAACGCTTTGCCAGATGGTCACGGGCAGAAATATGGCATTCCGTTTTTGCTGAACTTGCGGGCGATGCCGATTTCGAGGAAATCTTCATCGACAGCACTATCGTACGGGTTCATCAGCATGCAGCGGGCGCTCCCAAAAAAACGG GTGACCAGTCGATTGGTCGTTCTCGCGGGGGATTGACAACCAAGATTCACGCTCTGGTTGATGGGCTGGGCATGCTTGCCCGTTTTAGTTTGACTGGTGGTCAAAAGAGCGACACCAGAGAAGCATTGCCTTTACTTGGTGAATTGAAACCTTCAAGCTTGGCTGCAGACAAAGCCTACGATACGAATGTGATTCTACAATATCTGGAGTCGGTAGGCATTCAGGCTGTCATCCCCAGCAAAGAGAATCGCCGTGAGCAACGCCCACTGGACAAACATCTTTACGCTTCACGCAATTTGATCGAACGTTTCTTTTGCCGTATCAAGCAATTTCGACGCGTAGCTACACGCTTCGACAAACTCTCAAAACGCTTCGCATCATTCGTTGCGCTCGCTGCTGCATTCGTCTGGCTGTGTTAA